Within Conexibacter woesei DSM 14684, the genomic segment ACCACATCGACAAGTGGGCGTTCAAGGTCCCGTTCGTGTGCGGCGCGACGAACCTCGGCGAGGCGCTGCGGCGGATCGCCGAAGGCGCGGCGATGATCCGCTCCAAGGGCGAGGCCGGCACCGGCGACATCGTCGAGGCCGTCCGCCACATGCGCAAGATCAAGGGCGAGATCAAGCGCCTCCAGGGCCTCGACGACGCCGAGCTGGCGACCGCCGCGAAGGAGCTGCAGTCGCCGCTGGACCTCGTCCGCACGGTCGCGCAGAACGGCAAGCTCCCCGTCGTCCTCTTCTGCGCGGGCGGGATCGCGACCCCGGCCGACGCCTCGCTGATGATGCAGCTCGGCGCCGAGGGCACGTTCGTCGGCTCCGGCATCTTCAAGTCCGAGAACCCCGAGCACCGCGCCCGCGCGATCGTCGAGGCGACGACCCACTTCGCCGACGCCGAGCGCGTCGCGGCCGCCTCGACCGGCCTCGGCAAGGCGATGTTCAGCCTCGAGACCTCCAAGCTCGAGTCCGAGCAGCTCCTCTCCCAGCGCGGCTGGTAGGCGCTTGCTGACCGTCGGCGTCCTGGCGCTCCAGGGCGACTTCGCGGCCCACGCGCGGATGCTGGCCGAGCTGGGCGCACAGCCGCGCGAGGTCCGCGTCCCCGCGGACCTCGCCGGCCTCGACGGGCTGGTCATCCCCGGCGGCGAGTCGACGACGATGACGCTCGGAATCGAGCGCGAGGGTCTCGCCGAGCCGTTGCGCGAGCTGGCGCGCGGCGGGACGCCGGTCTTCGGCACCTGCGCGGGTCTGATCATGCTCGACCGCGCTCACCTCGGCATCATGGACGTGCTCGCGACCCGCAACGCGTTCGGCCGCCAGGTCCACTCGTTCGAGGAGGACCTGACGATCGCCGGCGTCGAGGGACCATCGGTGCGCGCGGTCTTCATCCGCGCGCCGTGGGTCGCCGAGCTGGGCGACAGCGTCGAGGTGCTCGCCGCGGTCGACGGCCATCCCGTCGCCGTCCAGCAGGACCACCTGCTCGCGATCTCGTTCCACCCGGAGCTGAGCGGCGAGCCACGCCTGCACGAGCGCTTCCTCGCGCTGGTGGAATCGGCGCGCAGCGCGAGAACGAGCCGCTAGATCGGCTGGCGGTCGCGGTCGCGCGCGTACCGCCGGAACGCCTGCTCGAACGAGTCCCAGTCCCAGTCCAGCGGCGGCGGCTTCGGTCCGCGGCCGCCTCCGCCGCCTCCTCCGCCGCTGTCGTCCTCGTCGGTTCCGGGGGAGTCGCCGCGCCCGAGCCAACCGGCCGCGCAGATCAGCTCGCTGGCGACGGCGAGCGCGAGCACGCCCGCGAGCATCGAGCCGGCCGTCAGCGCGATCGCGGCGATCACGTAGCAGGCGAGGCCGATCGCCAGCATGCCGCCGCGCACGCGCAGGTCGACCTGACGGGAGGGCGGCGGCGCCAGATAGGCGAGCAGCAGAGACCCGATCAGCAGCGTTGCAAGCGACAGCTTCACGGCCGTGGCCATGTGCAATGTGTACCCGTTCCGCCGACGCCGTGCACGAACTACCGTCTGATTCTGACGTGATTCACGCGACCAGCCCGTGCCGCACGGTGTTCTCCGTGACCACCCGCGGCTCGGCGAAATGCCGCAGGTAGTCGGGCCCTCCGGCCTTCGCGCCGGTGCCCGAGAGACGGTTGCCGCCGAACGGCTGGCGCCCGACCATCGCGCCCGTCGTGGCACGGTTGACATAGAGGTTCCCGACCGGCGAGATGGCCGCGACGGCCGCGACCGTCGCCGGATCGCGGCAGAAGAGGGCGCCCGTGAGCGCGTATGGCAGCGCGTCGACGAGCGCGCAGGCGTGCCCCACGTCGCGAACGGCCTCGACCGTCAGCAGCGGGCCGAACAGCTCGTCGCGCAGCAGCGGCGAGTCGGGCGGCAGGTCGGTCGCGACGGCCGGCGCGCAGAACCAGCCGGCGGCGGGCAGCGGCCCGGCGTGGCGCACGAGCAGCCGGCCCTCCGCCTCCGCGCGCGCGGAGGCGCGCTCGATCCGCTCCTGCGCCGCCCGCTCGATCAGCGGGCCGACCTCGGTCTCCAGCAGCTGCGGCTGGCCGACCGACAGCACCGCGACCGCGCCCGCGAGCCGCTGGCACAGCGTCTCGGCGACCGCCTCGTGGACGAGCACCCGCGCCGCCGCCGAGCACTTCTGCCCGGCGTAGTGGAAGGCCGAGGCGACGATCGCCGGAACCGCCTCGTCGAGGTCAGCGTCGGCATCGACGATCACGCAGTTCTTCCCGCCCAGCTCGGCGACGAGCCGCTTGAGCGCGTGCTGGCCGGGCGCCGGCTCGGCCGCGGCCCGCTGGATCTCCAGGCCGACCGCGAGCGAGCCGGTGAACGCGATCGTCGCGACGCGCGGATCGCGCACGAGCGCGGCGCCGACCTCGCCGGCTCCCGGCAGCAGCGCGAGCGCGTCGGGCGGGACGCCCGCCGCGTGCAGCGCCGCGACGACCGCGGCCGCGCACGCCGGCGACTGCTCGGCGGGCTTGACGACCGCCGCGTTGCCGGTCGCCAGCGCGGCCGCGGTCATGCCGGTGACGATCGCGAGCGGGAAGTTCCACGGCGCGATCACCGCGACGACGCCTCGCGGGGCGTAGCGCAGGGCGTTGCGCTCCCCGGGCGGCTGCAGCAGCGCGGCGCCCGCGTCGAGGGCGACGGCACCGCGTGCGTAGTACTCGAGGAAGTCGATCGCCTCGCAGACGTCGGCGTCGGCCTCCGGCCACGGCTTGCCGCACTCGCGCAGCGCGAGCGCCGCGAGGCGGGCGCGCTGCGCGCGCAGCCCGGCGGCGGCGCGCAGCAGCACCTCGGCGCGCTCCCGCGCCGGTCGCAGCGCCCACGCGCGACCGCCCTCGACCGCGTGCGTGACCGCCGCGCCGACCTCCGCCGGACTCGCCTCCGCGGCGACCGCGACGACGCGGTCGGGCGTGCCGGGGTCGGTCGATCGGAACGCGTCGGCGGCGGGCTCGCGGGTCTCACCGCCGACCGACACGGGGACCGTCAGCGGCAGCTCGGCGTCGAGCGCCGCGAGCGCGTCGGCGAGCCGCGCGCGCAGCGGGGCGCGGCGCAGCTCGACGACCGGCTCGTTGGCGAACGGCGCGTCGAGGCGGGTGGGGGAGCCCGTCGCGCTCATGGCCGTGCCAGCAGCCGGTCGAGCGGCTCGCCGTGCGCCGCCTGCGAAAGGAACGAGTCGTTCGCGGTGTTCTCCAGCAGCCGCCGTACGAGGTACGCCATCCCGGCGACGAGGTCGCCGACCGGGCAGTAGCTGCGGACACGCAGGCCGCCGGCGGCGAGCGCGCTCGCGAGGTCGTCACCGAGGCCGCGCAGCACCTGCAGCTCCAGGTCCTCGCCGCTGCCGCCGAGCAGCCGGTCGCACGCGATCGCGTGCGCGACCGAGCGGAGGTTGTGCGAGGCGACAGCGACGCGCACGTCCGGGCGCGCCTCCAGCAGCCGCAGCGTCAGCGCCTCGAACGCGCGGTCGCTGGCCGCCTTCTGCTCCAGCACCGGCGTCTGCCAGCCGTGCTGGCGGGCGAGCACGACCTCGTGGTCCCAGTAGGCGCCCTTCACGAGTCGCACGACGAGCGGCGGGCGCCGCTCGCTGCGACGCGCCCAGGCGAGCAGCCGGTCGACCTGCTCGCCGGCGTCGCGCAGGTACGCCTGGACGACGACGCCGACCGACGGCCCGTGCGCGAACGCCGGCTCGTCGAGCAGCTCCAGCACCAGCGCGAGGACAGCGTCGCGCGAGTCGAGCGACTCCATGTCGACGTGCAGGTGCGCGCCGTGCAGGTCGGCGCGGGCCAGCAGCCGCCGCAGCCGCCGCGCCGCGTCGCGCTGGCCGGGGCCGGGCGCCTCCGGACGCAGCCGTGGCGTCAGCGCCGATACCTTCACCGACAGGTTCGCGCGCGGGATCGGCCCACTCCCGTCGGCCTCCAGCAGGGGACGTGCGGGCCATCGCCGCGCCTCCGCCGCGACGACGTCGAGCGCCTCGTCGCAGCGCGCCTCGTACGCGTCCGCCTCGGCGTCGGTGACGGTCGCCTCGCCGAGCAGGTCGAGCGAGCTGGCGACTCCGTGCCGCCACAGGCGCCGCAGGGTCGGGCTCGCCGCGGCCGGCGACTCGCCGACGATGAAGCGGTGCGCGACGTGCCGCACGCCGTGTGCGGCGGCCGCGCCGAGCGCGGCGCGGCCGGCGCGCGTCGCGCCCATCCGCATCGCGATCCCGAGCGGCTGCGGCGGCTCCCCGACGGCGTCGAGGAAGCTCGTCAGGTGGCGTGCGACGTCGTCGGGCGAGCGACAGGCGGGAACGACGTCGACGAAACGCAGCAGCGCCGCGCGCAGCTGGACGTCTTCGGTCGTGCGCTCCAGCGCACGCGCGTCGAGCGTGCGCAGCGGGTGGCGCGTGGGGGAGGGGAACGCGGCGGCCAGCTGTCCGCCGACCCGTCGCAGCTCGGATTCGAGGGCGTGTTCGTCCATCGCCGAGGGGATACCCGCGGCGCGCTCCTCCGCCTCAGAGGAAATCCATCGCGATCGGCGGCGGCTCCTCGCCGGCGGCGACCGCGACGCGGCAGATCTCGACCAGCTCGCGCTCCAGCTCCAGGTCGCAGCTGCGGCGGTGGAAGCGCGGCAGCTCGTCCTCGGCGCGGTCGACCAGCCGCTCCGCCTGCTCGCCGGTCGCGCTCAGCGCGCCGATCGCGAACGTGCGCAGCCGCAGGAACGGGTGCTCGACGAGCGCCAGCCGGCGCTGCACGTCGGCGACGATCGCGGTCACCTCGCCGGCGCTCGCGTGCCGGGCGCGCGCCAGCTCGGCGAGGCACAGCTGCGCCTGGATCCAGCCGACGACGTGGCCGTGGCGCAGCGCGGCGGCGCTCGCGCGGTCGAGGTGGACCTGTGCGCGCGCGTGGTCGCCGCGCCGCCGCAGCGTCTCGCCGATCCCGAGGTCGCACGCGATCCCGCCGTCGGCGTGCCGGTGCGCGGGGTCGTCCGCCAGCGCCGTGAAGCGCGCGAGCGCCGCGTCCAGCTCGTCGAGCCCGAGCAGCGCCCGCGCGACGGCGCGGTTCGCGGTGACGCGGACCCACGGGTGCCCGCCGGAGCGCGTCGCCTGCTCCTCCGCGGCGATCGCGACCTCGTGCGCGCCCTCGAAGTCGCCGGCGAGCCGCAGCGACTCCGACAGGATCACGCGTCCCCACAGCGGCAGCGCCTCGTGCGGGCGCTGGTCGGGACTGCGGCTCGCCTCCTCCAGCTCCTCCAGCGCGCCGGCGTAGTCGCCGGCACGGCGCAGCTGCTCGGCACGCAGGCGGTGGAGGCCCGGCAGCGAGAACCAGGCGCCCGCGAAGCCGTCGATCTCCGCCTGGTCCAGCGGCGGCGGAGCGAGCGGCGCGCCGTCTTGCTCCAACTCCGCCAGCTCGACGAGCAGCTGCTCGCACAGCACGCCGGCGACGGACAGCGCGCCCATCCACGTCAGCGTCACGGCCCGCTCGGCGCCCGCCTGGACGGCGAGGTGGCGCGCGCCCGCATGGCGCGCCGCGAGCTCCAGGCGAGCCCACGTCTCGCAGGCGCGAACCGCGCGCCCGCGCGCGCGGTCGTGCAGCGCTCGCCGGAACAGACCGGCTGCTTCGTCGCCGTCAAGCAGCCCTTCGGCTGCGATCAACTGTGCGGTCGGCATCGGCACCCCCAGCGCCTTCGCGGCCCCCGTGGCAGCTATCTTCGCGGCGCGTTGCCGCGATGTCCAGCGGAACGTGTCCTACGCACGCGCGCGGCGCCGCTTCGCGCGGGCCGGCGCGGCGCCTGCGGCCGCTAGCTCGGCGGCGCGGACCGGGCCGAGGAACGGTGCGAGCGCGCAGAACTGCAGCTGCGGGAGCAGCGCCGGCAGCTCGGCTGCGCGGTCTTGGAGGACGCGGGCGTAGACGATCTCGTAGACCGCGCCGACGATCGCCTCCGGCATCAGCGGCGGGATCTCGGCGTCGTCGCCGCCCTGCTCTGCGGCGGCCGCCTCGTAGCCGGGGGCGAGGAACTGCATGAACACCCGCAGCGCATCGTCGCGCCGCGCGAGCGCCCGCGGGCCGGCGGCGAGCACCTCGACGAAGCCGAGTCTCGCCTCGTGCGGGTGCGCAGCGAGCGCGTCGAGCCCGGCGGCCAGCACGCGGCGCAGCCGCTCGGGCCAGTCGCCCGGCTCGTCGTAGGCGGCGCGGGCGCCGTCGAGCGCCTGCTCGACGACGACGTCGAACGCGGCGAGGAAGAGGTCCTCGCGGTCCTGGAAGAACTCGTAGAACGTCTTGCGCGACACGCCCGCTCTGCCGATCACCGCGCTGACGGTCATGCCGGCGTAGCCTTCGTCACCGGCGATCTGCACCGCCGCGCCGAGCAGGCGGGAGCGCTGGGAGTTCATCACGTACTCGCGCGGCAGCCCGTGGCGGCCACTCGGGAGTTGGGCCGGCGTCCAATCCATGTCCTGCTGTTTCACCTGACCCGATGCACTTAGGAGGGGGTGGAACTTAACACAACCCCGTCACCGCCCCGTCGTGGCGCGGCGGCACTCGGCGAGCGCGCGTCAGGCCGGTCGCTGCGGGCTGCCGAGCAGCATGAAGGTGTAATGCAGCATCTCGCCGGTGAGATCGGGCAGACGGTCGGTCTCGCCGCGCACGATGTGCGAGTAGAGCAGTTCGTAGATGCCGCCGACGATCGCCTGCGCGACCAGCTCCGGCGGTGCGGAGAGCGGGCCCGGAACCTGCGCCCGTGTCACGTCGACGAATGCCACGAACCGCCGCATCGTCTCGTCGCGCCGCGCCAGTCCGCGGGGGCCGGCGGCGAGCACCTCGACGACCCCGAGGCAGGCGAACGCGGGCTCGGCGGCGAGCAGCTCCAGCAGCGCGTCGAGTCCCCGCTCGAATCCCTCGTGCCATGAGTCCGCTGCGTCGTATGCGCTGCTGACGCGCTCCAGGCAGAGTGCGACGATCGCGTCGTAGGCGGCGAGGAAGCAGTCTTCCTTGTCGGCGAATCTCTCGTAGAAGGTCCGGCGCGAGACGCGCGCCTCGCGCAGCACGTCGGCGACGGAGGTCGCGGCGTAGCCTTGTGCCGCGACCGTGCGGGCCATGCCGTCGAGCAGTCGCTCCCGTTGCGTGACGGGCATGAGCGGACGGGGCGCCTGCGCCCGGTCGTCTTCTGCGAAATCGGCAACCCCGTTTGAACTCATCACCCGCTCCGAATACGAGCGCGTTTACAATAGTCGATCCGGGGAATGCCCCCGCCGCTCACTCCAGAGGGCGGTGCGACGCCGGTTCGAGCGGCGCCGCGACAGTGTCGTGCGCGCATGGCGGTACGCACGGCAGCGTTGATTGGACAGTGCTTCTTGAGCGGTCGATGCCCGCGCTCGCGAACCGCCCGTGCCAGCGGGGATCCGCGCTCGACCAGGCGTCCAGACCCTGCTGGACACAGCAATAGGAGTCATGTAAGTTTCCAGCGGTAGCTGGCTTTGGCCGATCGCTCGACTTGGGGGTGCAAGTCGGACGACCGGGCAACTCGTCATGGGACGGGAAGTCGACAGCGCCGAGAGCTGAGAGAGGGGATCAGTCGTGCCGCGATGCGACCTGTCGAGCATCAGACGTCGTCGACAGTGGTCGCCGGACGCCCGTGCGTTGGGCGTGATCGGTGACCGCTGGATGTTGTTGATCGTGCGTGAGCTGGCGTTCGGGCCCAAGCGCCTGTCGGAGCTGCAGCGCGCCTTCCCGGGCGTCTCCACCGGTGCGCTGGAGCAGCGGCTGAACAGGATGGCGGTCGAGGGGCTGATCACACGCGAGCGCTACGCCGAGGTGCCGCCGCGGGTCGAGTTCGACCTGACCGACTCCGGTCGCGACCTCGTCGCGATCCTCGGCCCGGTCGTGCGCTGGGCGCTGCGCTGGGCATGGTCGCCGCCGAACGCCGACGAATGGGTCGACGTGACGGCGCTGTTCCGCCTCGCCGGCTGCGTCGTCGACCCGCCCGAGCACCTCGACGCCGAGCTGGAGCTGATCGTCGAGGACGAATCGGAGGTCGCGCTCGACCTCTACACGCTCGCGCTCTGCGACGGCGACGCGGCGGTCACGCACAGACCGGCCGCGCACGCGGACGCCGTCATCAAGGCGACGCCGCGCGCGTGGGCGCAGGCGTTCGGGCCCGACCAGTCGCGCACGGGCCTTCGGATCAGCGGCGACGCGGAGCTGGCAGGCCTGTTCCTGTCGAGCTTCCGCACGCCGACTGGAGAGCTGCAGTAAGCGGCCGGGGCGGCGGCCGCTCGGGGGACGGGGGAACGAGGCAAAAGGGGGAACGGCGGCGCGGAGGTCGGGGGACCTCCGCGCCGTTGCCTCGCCATACTTGACGGCGATGCGCATCGCCGTCGCCGCCGACGAGTCGACCGGGGTCGCCGATGCCGTGCTCGACGCCTTGCGCGAGCGCGGCCACGAGCCCGTGCCACATGGCGCGCTCGCGCCGCCGGAGCTGGGTGAGCGCGACGACTGGGCGTGGGCGAGCGAGCTGGCCGCACGCGACGTCGCGGAGGGACGCGCCGACCAGGCCGTCGTCTGCTGCTGGACCGGCACCGGCGCGTCGATCGCGGCGAACAAGGTGCGAGGGATCCGCGCCGCGCTCTGCGGCGACGCCGCCACCGCCGCCGGGGCGCGCCGCTGGAACGACGCCAACGTGCTCGCGTTGAGCCTCCGCACGACGTCGCGGGCGCAGCTCGACGAGATCCTCGACGCATGGTTCGGCAGCGAGCCGAGCGCCGACGCCGGCGACGTCGCCAACGTCGCGCACCTCGGCGCGATCGAGCGCGGCGCATGAGCCGGCGACCGCGTGTGATTCACTGAGCGCGTGGCCGTCCAACCCGCCAAGAGAGCGTTCGTGAAGCCGTGCCCCTACGACCTCTGCGACGGCAGCGGGATGGTCGTCGACTGGGACGCGAACGAGACCTACCGCTGCCGCTGCTGGCCCGAGCAGGTCCAGCGCCGCCGCGCCAGACGGCTCTCGAACGTCGTCCCGAAGAAGTTCCAGAACCTCGGCTTCGATCGCGAGCCGCTGCCGTCGATCGAGCGCAGCGCGCCGGTCCAGGTCCGCGCGGTGCGGCAGTTCTGCGAGCGGATCGACGAGATGCTCGACAGAGGGCGGGGGATGTGGTTCCTCGGCAGCCCCGGGACGGGCAAGAGCCACCTCGCGTACCTGATCTCGCAGCACGCGATGACGGCCGGGCGCTCGGTCGCGATCTACACCGGGCCGCGGCTGCTCGACGAGATCCGCCGCACCTACGGCGACGACGAGTCCGGCAGCACGCTCGACCTGATCGACCGGCTCACCTCCGTCGAGCTGCTGCACATCGAGGACCTGGCGGTCGCGCGGCCGACCGACTGGGTGCTCGAGCAGCTCTACAACATCATCAACGGGCGCTACGAGAACGAGAAGTCGATCGTCTTCACGTGCGACCTCACCGGCGACGAGGACGAGCCCGGGATGATCCATCCCGAGCACCTCGCCAAGCACATCACGATGCGGAACTTCTCGCGCCTGATGGAGATGTGCGGCGATCCGCTCCCGCTGTACGGCGAGGACCACCGCCGCAACTTCTGACTGGCGCGCGGCGCATGCGTGCATACTCGGATGACGATGTCCGAGCAACCGACCCCGCGCCAGCTGCGACCGCGCACGCCCGACGAGGAGCTGCTCGAAGCCCCGCTGGAGGTCGCGACCGACCCGATGCGGATCCGCCGCATGCGGCGCGAGCTGGAGATGGGGTTCGCCGCGCTCGCGGACGTGGACGACGGCGTCGCCGTCTTCGGCTCGGCGCGCACGCCTGACGACGATCCGCAGTACCGGCTCGCCGTCGAGACGGGCCGCCAGCTCGGGCAGGCCGGGTACTCGGTCATCACCGGCGGCGGCGGCGGGATCATGGCGGCGGCCAACCGCGGCGCGCAGGAGGCCGGCGCGCTCTCGATCGGGCTCGCGATCGAGCTGCCGTTCGAGGAGGCGACGAATCCCTACCTCGACCTGCCGCTGCACTTCCACTACTTCTTCACGCGCAAGGTCATGTTCGTCCGCTACGCGAGCGGGTTCGTCGTCTTCCCGGGCGGCTTCGGAACGCTCGACGAGCTGTTCGAGGCGCTGACGCTGATCCAGACGCGCAAGATCCGCAGCTTCCCGCTCGTGCTCGTCGGCAGCGCGTTCTGGACGCCGCTGCTCGACTGGCTGCGCGACTCGCTGCTCGCGGGCGGCAAGATCTCGCCCGGCGACCTCGACCTGATCGCCGTCGTCGACGACGCGGAGTCGGCCGTCGCCGCGGTCGCGGCGGCGACCGCGCCTCAGCGGCGCGCTTCGACCGAGACGACGCCGCCAAGCAGCGTCGCGGACCAGCCGGCGAGGCCGGACCGCTCGCGCACGCGATCGGCGTAGAGGACCTCCAGCCCGAGCGCGTGCAGCCGCTCGACGAGGGCGCGCTGCGGGATCTTGACGCGGGGGCTCGCGGGCTCGCCGCCGCGCAGCCGCTCGGTCAGCGCC encodes:
- the pdxS gene encoding pyridoxal 5'-phosphate synthase lyase subunit PdxS, with amino-acid sequence MRDEATFTVKAGLAEMLKGGVIMDVVTAEEAKIAEAAGACAVMALERVPADIRRDGGVARMSDPEMIKGIQEAVTIPVMAKARIGHFAEAQVLESLEIDYIDESEVLTPADEANHIDKWAFKVPFVCGATNLGEALRRIAEGAAMIRSKGEAGTGDIVEAVRHMRKIKGEIKRLQGLDDAELATAAKELQSPLDLVRTVAQNGKLPVVLFCAGGIATPADASLMMQLGAEGTFVGSGIFKSENPEHRARAIVEATTHFADAERVAAASTGLGKAMFSLETSKLESEQLLSQRGW
- the pdxT gene encoding pyridoxal 5'-phosphate synthase glutaminase subunit PdxT, with translation MLTVGVLALQGDFAAHARMLAELGAQPREVRVPADLAGLDGLVIPGGESTTMTLGIEREGLAEPLRELARGGTPVFGTCAGLIMLDRAHLGIMDVLATRNAFGRQVHSFEEDLTIAGVEGPSVRAVFIRAPWVAELGDSVEVLAAVDGHPVAVQQDHLLAISFHPELSGEPRLHERFLALVESARSARTSR
- a CDS encoding aldehyde dehydrogenase family protein codes for the protein MSATGSPTRLDAPFANEPVVELRRAPLRARLADALAALDAELPLTVPVSVGGETREPAADAFRSTDPGTPDRVVAVAAEASPAEVGAAVTHAVEGGRAWALRPARERAEVLLRAAAGLRAQRARLAALALRECGKPWPEADADVCEAIDFLEYYARGAVALDAGAALLQPPGERNALRYAPRGVVAVIAPWNFPLAIVTGMTAAALATGNAAVVKPAEQSPACAAAVVAALHAAGVPPDALALLPGAGEVGAALVRDPRVATIAFTGSLAVGLEIQRAAAEPAPGQHALKRLVAELGGKNCVIVDADADLDEAVPAIVASAFHYAGQKCSAAARVLVHEAVAETLCQRLAGAVAVLSVGQPQLLETEVGPLIERAAQERIERASARAEAEGRLLVRHAGPLPAAGWFCAPAVATDLPPDSPLLRDELFGPLLTVEAVRDVGHACALVDALPYALTGALFCRDPATVAAVAAISPVGNLYVNRATTGAMVGRQPFGGNRLSGTGAKAGGPDYLRHFAEPRVVTENTVRHGLVA
- a CDS encoding proline dehydrogenase family protein; the protein is MDEHALESELRRVGGQLAAAFPSPTRHPLRTLDARALERTTEDVQLRAALLRFVDVVPACRSPDDVARHLTSFLDAVGEPPQPLGIAMRMGATRAGRAALGAAAAHGVRHVAHRFIVGESPAAASPTLRRLWRHGVASSLDLLGEATVTDAEADAYEARCDEALDVVAAEARRWPARPLLEADGSGPIPRANLSVKVSALTPRLRPEAPGPGQRDAARRLRRLLARADLHGAHLHVDMESLDSRDAVLALVLELLDEPAFAHGPSVGVVVQAYLRDAGEQVDRLLAWARRSERRPPLVVRLVKGAYWDHEVVLARQHGWQTPVLEQKAASDRAFEALTLRLLEARPDVRVAVASHNLRSVAHAIACDRLLGGSGEDLELQVLRGLGDDLASALAAGGLRVRSYCPVGDLVAGMAYLVRRLLENTANDSFLSQAAHGEPLDRLLARP
- a CDS encoding TetR/AcrR family transcriptional regulator; the protein is MDWTPAQLPSGRHGLPREYVMNSQRSRLLGAAVQIAGDEGYAGMTVSAVIGRAGVSRKTFYEFFQDREDLFLAAFDVVVEQALDGARAAYDEPGDWPERLRRVLAAGLDALAAHPHEARLGFVEVLAAGPRALARRDDALRVFMQFLAPGYEAAAAEQGGDDAEIPPLMPEAIVGAVYEIVYARVLQDRAAELPALLPQLQFCALAPFLGPVRAAELAAAGAAPARAKRRRARA
- a CDS encoding TetR/AcrR family transcriptional regulator is translated as MPVTQRERLLDGMARTVAAQGYAATSVADVLREARVSRRTFYERFADKEDCFLAAYDAIVALCLERVSSAYDAADSWHEGFERGLDALLELLAAEPAFACLGVVEVLAAGPRGLARRDETMRRFVAFVDVTRAQVPGPLSAPPELVAQAIVGGIYELLYSHIVRGETDRLPDLTGEMLHYTFMLLGSPQRPA
- a CDS encoding winged helix-turn-helix transcriptional regulator: MIGDRWMLLIVRELAFGPKRLSELQRAFPGVSTGALEQRLNRMAVEGLITRERYAEVPPRVEFDLTDSGRDLVAILGPVVRWALRWAWSPPNADEWVDVTALFRLAGCVVDPPEHLDAELELIVEDESEVALDLYTLALCDGDAAVTHRPAAHADAVIKATPRAWAQAFGPDQSRTGLRISGDAELAGLFLSSFRTPTGELQ
- a CDS encoding RpiB/LacA/LacB family sugar-phosphate isomerase, which translates into the protein MRIAVAADESTGVADAVLDALRERGHEPVPHGALAPPELGERDDWAWASELAARDVAEGRADQAVVCCWTGTGASIAANKVRGIRAALCGDAATAAGARRWNDANVLALSLRTTSRAQLDEILDAWFGSEPSADAGDVANVAHLGAIERGA
- a CDS encoding ATP-binding protein — translated: MAVQPAKRAFVKPCPYDLCDGSGMVVDWDANETYRCRCWPEQVQRRRARRLSNVVPKKFQNLGFDREPLPSIERSAPVQVRAVRQFCERIDEMLDRGRGMWFLGSPGTGKSHLAYLISQHAMTAGRSVAIYTGPRLLDEIRRTYGDDESGSTLDLIDRLTSVELLHIEDLAVARPTDWVLEQLYNIINGRYENEKSIVFTCDLTGDEDEPGMIHPEHLAKHITMRNFSRLMEMCGDPLPLYGEDHRRNF
- a CDS encoding LOG family protein — encoded protein: MSEQPTPRQLRPRTPDEELLEAPLEVATDPMRIRRMRRELEMGFAALADVDDGVAVFGSARTPDDDPQYRLAVETGRQLGQAGYSVITGGGGGIMAAANRGAQEAGALSIGLAIELPFEEATNPYLDLPLHFHYFFTRKVMFVRYASGFVVFPGGFGTLDELFEALTLIQTRKIRSFPLVLVGSAFWTPLLDWLRDSLLAGGKISPGDLDLIAVVDDAESAVAAVAAATAPQRRASTETTPPSSVADQPARPDRSRTRSA